ACCTAGAACATTCGCTAACATGCGGTTATCCGATAATTAACTTTTTGGCtaattagatttaaaataagcaacttaataataattgaggggataaatttttttaaaactttaagatTACTTTAAGGgggaaagaaaaatattgagatATTACTTAAGTAAGATATCTTTtgcaaatttaattattaaagtaaACTAAAAAATGAGTGCTTACTGAATTTTAGAAAGTTAATTTGGAATGGCCAATTCCTTGAGAAATTGAATCATGAGAAAAGTATgcaaataatgacaaataagCTGATTTtacaacataagaaaataaaaatgggcCCAACTCAAGTTTTTTGTCCGCCTGGGTCAAAACTTGGGcctaatttcaatttttggaAAGGCCCAAAACTTGTTATCTGTCCTAGTCtaacataaaagaaatattttttctttggtcCTTAGGCCCAATTATTCCATCTCTCCTAAACTCTAAGAAGATAATAAATATGAGAAGAGGGGCTTATGCCCAAAGTAACAAAATACAATTATGGAATTTAGGGCTTTTAGGCCCATTTTTCCACTTTCGTGTACACTATCGTAAATTTGCTCTGAAAACATGTACATCAAAATTAGGGAACCTATTCTTCAATCTGATTGATCATGTTGACTCGATAAAAGAGAATCGAGACTCCTTGGCCTATTTCGAGATGCAAGGGAGAACATAGGAGTTCATGTAGAACTCGAGCAGATTTCACGTGTATAAACAAGgcaaaagaaaaggaattagGATAGGATAGAATTCGAcatgatattataattttttttccgcAACTAGGACAACCCATGTAATTGACATCAAAGAAACCCAACTAATCACGGAAGATAGGACCACTCTAATTAAGAGGGGAACATGGAACATTTTTAGAGCTAAACAAGATCTACAATATGAATATGCAAACAAATTGATTTAGCTAAATAGACAAGAATATGCAAACATATGGATTTAGCTAAATAGACAAGTCTGTAAGAATTGTAGAGATAATCAATTAACAACATATAATGGGTATACGATGAGGCACAATTCAATCTTTCTCATAAATTAACATTTATAAAGTATattgtaatcatttaaaatttatgaaatataaatttataaaatgattcggattatattgaattcataaatatattaatccaaataaatattgtggattgatattattgagttaaatatttaagtccaataaatgtggatttaattaaagtctaaattaattgatttgggctaCATTGGATGAACCCAATTTGTTAAACCCAATCTCATCTCATTCTAGAGCCTATCTTGGCGCCACGTGTGCAGATGATGTAGCATGGAAAGTCAAGCAAGaaaaccaatagaatcatgacatgtgtcaaagatgacaagcCCGCTCCATAAAGCCCAAAGGCCATGACACTTCAATCTGAATGGCTGAACGGAATCCTATTCCAatcgcaactcctctattctaaaactataaataggggtcgtcataattcagaaaagagtaaaaaaattcttgacaagaagctagagaaactcTGTGGTACAAACAccatttaattctctacaaagctaaaagtttaagaattcaagcattcaatttcaagaacgatcaagatcaagaccaccgaattcaagaacaagcttgaagcccttgagttcaaataaaagtcaagatcaagataaagttcaagttcaaagttcatcataaattcaagaacaagctttaaagcccttgaatttatatttgaaaaggcgaattcagaggaattatagagattgtaacactcgcatttgaaataataaaattgattgttgCTACAATTTTCcattcttgattattgttttctcgacgCGAATTTTATTGTCACAAATTCTGGCACGCACAGTGCGACAATCTCTACCTCTaatctcaacttttcaaaagtcaaagaatatcaagatgacTTCCATGAACAACAACTCTCGATCAACCGCCTCTAAGGTCACTAGCTCCAAGTTCTCTACTGAAGTGGAAGACATCCTTTATGTTACCTTTGGATGTTTTGGAGCTGTTACGAGAAGCAAGGCTGCTACACTAGGACAACAAACGCTTCACGTGTCGTTTGTGTCAACTCCTTTTTTGGGCGTTTGACTCCAAAAAGAGAAAGTTCCTCCACAAATTCACTAGAAGGAGGAAGTAGTGTTGCTGAAAATATCAAGAAGACATTGGCTCTACTTGAGCAATATGGTTCCAAAAACTCTACCACAATGGAGAACATTGATTCAACTTATGAATCATCTCCACGTATATCGCGTAACGTGATTCCACTAAAAATTAACTTGCGCGACAATACATGTTACTCTCGTGCATCTCCGATGATCATGCAAACGATGGTGACTGCTGCTTCCTCTCCTGAGGAACAACTCGCAAATCTGACGAAGTTGGTTAAAGGATTGACGAAGCATGTACAACAccaataattttaaattgacaAGTTGATGGACAGGATAGAAGGACTTTTAGATGGAGATGCGAGCTATGCACCTGGAAAGGGCATTGAAGTGAAAGAAATCAAAGATCCTGCTAAGAATGCCCCGTTTGTTAAAGAGATGTCAGTTTCTTCTGAAGGAATGATCCCACTCGATCGCTTGAAGGAGTTTATTGGAGGCACCATCAAAGATAAGTATGAAGTCTCCACCAAGTCTTCTCATATGTACGCTAAGCCATACACTGCTAGGATTGATATCTTTAGAATGCCTTCTGGTTATCAACCTcccaaatttcaacaatttgaggAAAAAGGAAATCCAAAACAACATGTCACGCACTACGTGGAGATATGTAATAATGTTGGAACATATGGAGACTATCTTGTCAAACAGTTTGTCCCCTACCTAAAAGGAAATGCCTTTGATTAGTACACGGATCTCAAACCTAACTCTATTGATAGCTGGGAGCAACTAGAACATGAGTTTCTCAATCGCTTCTATTGCACAAGGCGCACGGTAAGCATGGTAGAACTCACGAATACTCGCCAAAGGAAGGACGAACTGGTCATAGATTTCATAAGTTGATGGAGGAATGCGAGCCTAAATTGCAAGGACATGCTTAGTGAAGCTTCTGCAATCGAAATGTGTATTCAAGGAATGCACTGGGAGCTTCTTTACATCTTGCAAGGAATAAAACCAAATTCTTTCAAGGATTTAGCTACTCGCGCTCATGATATGGAGTTGAGCATGTCATCTGCCGGAAAAGATATCACTATTGTCCATGATCCTCGCAAAGGAAGGGACAAGCAGGAACCCATGAGATGGAGCAAGTTTCTGCCCAGAAATGACAACAAAGAGTCCATGGGTGTAAATGTATCACCCTCAAAGTTCACCACGAATGAGGGCGTAAAACAAAATGTGAGAACGACTTTCCAAACACGTTCAAATCAAAAGTCGACGCTAAGGGAGATGCAAGGGAAAAAGTATCCCTTCTTGGATTCTGACGTTTCTGAAACTTTTGATGAATTTCTTGAGTTAAAGATCATTGACTTTCCAGAGATGTAGCGACCCGATGAAGCTGGAAAACTGATGACCCAAATTATTGCAAGTATCACAGACTTGTGAGTCATCCTCTTGAAAAATGTTGTCTTTAAGGATAGTGATGCGATtggtaaacaaaaataaaattatccttgatgatgagaaggtttGTTCTAACCAGATCTCTATCACGTTTGGGTCATTGGATCCAATCCAAAAGTATATCTCTGAAAAGCATGAAGAAAAGCCAGTAGAATAGGACGTTGACATAGATAGTGATGAGGGATGGATTCTTGTAACTAGGCGAAGACGCACCAAGTCAAGCTTACAAAAAGAAATATCCGAGCAACCGGTTAGAGGAAAAATGGTGAAGAAATCAAATAAGCAAAAATCAATCAAGTGCCCCAAAAGGGCAAAGGTTGAAGTGCATCACTACCAAAAACCTCGACGTCTTGTGACTCTAGAGGAATTCTTGCTAAGCTCGTTCGACACAAAGTCCACTCAAGGCAATGTCGAGGCATCATGTTTCAATGTGGATAAAGGACAAACAATGAAGGTTCCTCCTACTGTAAAAGAAGTAACAACGAGTGAATCCTCACCAAAAGTGTCTCCtggggaagaagaaaaagaatcaaGGGAAATCTCAGAAATGATGTCTCTTTCATCTTCAGAAAAATCTATTGAACTTTCTTCCCAAGAAGCACATGTCTGTGATACTAAAATCACATTTACGGATAACGATCTTCTATTTGGTGAAATACTACACAATCGTCCTTTGTATATGGTGGGTCATGTGCTAGAGAAGAAGATAAATAGAATCTTAATAGATGAAGGATCTAAAGTCAACATTTTGCCTATCCACACATTGAAGGAACTTGGTATCACGACGGGGGAACTTAGTGAAAGTCGTCTGTTGATACAAGGATTTAATCAAGGCGCGCAGAGGTCCATAGGCTCTATGAAATTAGAGATCCACATGGGAGATTTGCGATCAAGTGCATGGATGCATGTGATTGACGCAAAGACATCATATAACATATTACTTGGTAGGCCTTGGGTACATGAGAATAGAATTGTCTCATCTTCTTACTATCAatgtttgaaatatcttgaaggTGGAATTGAATGAAATATAGTTGCATATGATAGTCCTTTCACCGAAGTGGAGACACACTTTGCGGATGCCAAATTCTTTATGAGAAGTTATGTTGTTAAAGGGATCAAATCTAATGATgtcaaattaatcaaaattgataATATCATAAGTAAAAGAATTGATGCAGCTATCGAAAAGAGGAAAATTGACACTAAAGACTCTTGTCCCATTCTTAATGAAGTGAAGATCTTGTCTTCAAAGAAGAAGCAGACTTCTAGGCTTTGTTATGTTccaaaagagaaggaaaaacaAGATCAACCATCTAACCTTGAAGAAAATACATTAAGAGGGCTAACTTTTCCTATCAGACGGATTGATGCAACAAACTTGTCTGCAAAGTTGCCAGAAAAGTCAGTCGCTCAAGATCAAGTGCTAGATATGGATCTCCCTACAAAGCACACAAGAGAAGGTTTTGATCCCAATGCCTACAAGTTATTTGTGAAGGCAGCATACAACCCTAGCGAGCCATCAACGCTAGAGAAACTCCCATCAGAAGATACAACTAGGAAAGCGCGTGAAGGCCTAGGTTATAGCCAACCGCCGCCAATTCACATTTCCATAAGAAGGGCCAGTAATAATGATATAACTTTTGAAGATGACGTCACTTCTCCCAATAAAAGGACTTCTGTCTTTGATCCACTTGGTGAAGCGACAACAAGAATTTCTGTGTTTGAGAGGTTAGGTCCTTTGAAGAAGAATAACATGAACCTGAGAAGTTATTTGAAAGTTACAAAGCCTACTTCACATTTGATTCGAAAGGATTTAAGAAGTTTGATTCCTACTAGGATGAGGCGACGAGTGGAACTTATGGTTTCCTATAAAGAGAAACTCAAGGCAAAGATTCATATTGTGGTTTACACCAAAGAGCgcgaggaagatgaagaaagtgTAGGTTCCTCAAATCATGTTACAATCCAAAATGAGTACGATTCTTTGCCTCAAAAGAAGATTGATAAAGAGGTAGAAGATATTGTCTCGTGTTGTCATATATCAGTCAATTACAGTGATCTTGTGGAAGAGGAAGATGCTAAATATGCTCCACCGGAACTTGAAAAAGGAGTAAAGATCACAATAGATCCTTTGAAAGAAGTTAACCTTGACACTGATGAAGATCCGAAGCCAACTTACTTGAGTGCGTTTctagaaattgatgaagaagtcGCTTACATGAATATACTCAAAGAATATAGAGATGTATTCGCTTGGAGTTACAAAAAATGCCTTGATTGAATCCTAGAGTAGCGATCCATCAATTGGCAGTCAAAAATAGTTCTCGTCCAGTTAAATAAGCTCGAAGACGTTTTAGACCAGACTTGATTCCATTGATAGAAAATGAAGTTAACAAACTCATTGAGGCAGGATTTATTCGTGAGGTCAAATATCCTACATGGATTTCAAGTATTGTTCCTGTGAGGAAGAAGAATGGTCAAATTCGAGTTTACGTTGAGTTTAGAGATCTCAATAATGCATGCCTTAAAGATGAGTTCCCTCTTCCCATTCCAGAGTTGATGATTGATGACACCACTGGTTATGAGGCAATGTCATTCATGGATGGTTCTTCTGGATATAATCAAATCCGTATGTCaccaaaagatgaagaaatcaCTGCATTTCGCACGCCAAAGGGCTATGCAAAATATCTTTGACGATTTGctccataaaaatgttgaatgttatgttgatgatttggtaGTAAGGTCGAGGAAGAGGTGTGATCATTTGAAAGACTTAAAAATGGTGTTTGAGTTACTCCGAAGATATCAACTAAGGATGAATCCATTGAAATGTACCTTTGGAGTTACTTTCGACAAGTTTCTTGGCTTTATTTTGAGAGATCGAGGAATTGAAATTGACCAAGCCAAAGTCGATGCAATATCAAAGATGCCTGAACCTCGAGATACTCATGAGTTAAAAAGTCTCCAAGGAAAGTTAGCCTACTTGAGAAGGTTCATCTCAAATCTAGCGGGGAGATGTCAACCATTCAGTCATCTCATGAATAAAGGTGCTCCTTTTAATTGGGACCAAACATGTAGCGAAGCCTTTAAAAGTATCAAATCATATCTAGCAAAACCTCCGGTTTTTGCAGCCCCTATACCTAGAAAACCATTGGTACTCTACATTGCAGCACAAGAAAGGTCTGTAGGAGCCCTGTTAGCTCAAGAGAATAGTAAAGGCAAAGAAAATTCTCTTTATTACTTAAGTAGAACGATGACGCCAAATGAGCTAAATTATTTGCCAATTGAAAAGTTATGCTTGGCACTGGTCTTCTCAATTCAAAAGATGAAGCATAATTTTCAAGCTCATGTTGTCCACCTTATTTCTAGAGCAAATCCCATCAAGTTTGTTATGTCAAAACCTGTCCTTAGAGACCGACTAGTAATATGGTACCTCCAATTCCACTAATTTGAGATTGTGTACATCCCTCAAAAATCCGTGAAGGGACAAGCACTAGCGGATTTCTTAGCAGACTATCCTATACCAAATGATTGGGAGTTAACTGATTAGTTTCCTGATGAAGATGCGATGTTAATTGAAGTTCAACCTCCTTGGAAAATGTACTTTGACGGGGCTGCAAATTGTGGCGGAGCTGGTGCTGGCGTGGTGTTCATCACTTCACAAGAAGAGATTCTACCATTCTCTTTTACTCTAAAACAATGTTGCTCCAATAATGTCGCTGAATATCAAGCACTGATACTTGGACTTGAAATGGTCATTGATAGGcgcaaacttacttctcaaataagaagtaagcggtcgtgtcaagtaaataacccaactagtgaggttgggatcgttcccaggaggaaaatagtttagacataacttcaatctattattactattgtacagtcaattatttccttggaaagcataaactgataaaaaggggggtttctattcctaaataaatgaaaataactagcgaaataaaaagagacaactaacagcttcgaatATTAGagtttaatcaataaataaaagtaactagggtttacgtgttccccacaggttcataacttgataagtctaactataaccaTTCTTTCagagtatcttgcatgcaaagtgataatttatgtatttctaaatccttgatctggcatctagaaaatttcactctgcaccttggtccggctacgtgtgttgctatcctaacccttatctttacctcatattaagcatcatatttgatatttgtctaagttattacctcgtacaaatcaatactagcctattagatagtatacactaaatttatgttgataattcttttcctattatctaactccttggtccgtcaagTAGCATTAGACAAGTTATAACGTTggtcatccattaaaaagacttctatgcgaaagaattatcaatacatgcaagacactattctagaattgttattttagttaggttttacctcattatttgcctatggttcccacaaccctagttatggagtttagttacccatagtcgtaatcacaatattcaaatatatggtataagaattcatgtacttacttaaatgagaaacagtaaaatccgaaagttcacttgattaatcaaaaaaatcaccaacaatcaattcaaagaatctcaaaataatcaagaatctaacaataatcaaggtCCTAAcaaaataatccagagtctaacctcaaaaacgaggtttttcaaactatttatagaaaataaaaacctaattaaacaaggactcgtTGTTGGAAATCattcaaaacgcggctggatcgacggacatTGCGACGGATCGTCGCGGTCATGACGGCCTgtcatggactccatcgtcccatacttgatgaaatttctcttgctgctctcttcattaccctcgacggcaggtatgacggattgTCACAagctcaacggtccgtcgagggtctccgttccaaaacacttgaactcttagaatatgggtactgggactacttttctgaacttcatgacgaacctgcaagacggaccgtcttggacacgacggtccgtcacgctttccgtaaccccacacttggtcagactttcccatcttccatcagcagctgcactacgctgccacctacggaccatcacgaacatgatggaccgtcacaagctccgtaggtggtctcttctgcatttctatgttcaaaaacctccgcatttatcttaagacagatttcctgcaaataaagagaaacttatataaaaattagcacaaaaaggcttttggacacactaaacttaaggaaaaagtattaataatatcgtgaaaccacggtatatcaacaccctcaacttaaattcgttgtttgtcctcaagcgacacactattactcaatacacaatctttgtacaatagtatccatgttttatcctttgcaaccatttggctatcaatcccgattaatctcatcatatttatgcatgctatcactattagacttgagttatgtggaatcagaccatgacacagactcaccatgcactaacacctatcctcttcaatttctcaccgaggtgctaatatttctggtaatacaactagtgtcctcacttaaaaacaaaatactcatttttcacacaatgatttcagtttgattataaggattacttttcaacactcactctcagaacaaattcacactcattcatacctattgccataatcttgcccttattttcactgctttaagttcgctatacaacccttaggatcacgataggactttcttagcttataacataggctcagggtcaggtagggtatatttaggtataatttagtgaatttttgccctccttaacatatcggctaaacataccattttctatcattttattttgcccagtttcccatattctttcaccttgctattttccattttttcttcatttatgtaagtgactctcttcttttcttgcttgtatttgttgtaatttttaaatttttttaaaattttctttcaactaattcttgagtcactttacttttgttctttctctctctttattctttcaacccaaatttccagagcattcctcataatagccaccctcaactcatggttttgccatgagtcaaagtacacaatacccaaagttgggtcagggcaaTAAAAAGGTAGTTTACTGCATTAGctaccctcaacttatgcttttggcataagctgaggtgtacatgtccaaggagggaccagggccaacacattagtcccagaaaagatcagttggggtgaaaaagaaaggtctaatttaagctcaaatcatttggatcaagaaggataaatttcatttggttttcttttatttaggctaaaaatgggctacattgaataagggcctatgatcctttcctaattgtctattacagcttacttttagcaggactaaccaggcaagttatagctcagtacaaatagtggactattcaaatcttcctcacactcacttgacatctcatcactctaccagattatcagacacctagttcaacttttagacttagggtcatgcaatggtgtacctctatgtcatgcttagagccacacatttatcaattactatgcctagtcatgcatcattttacattttatcaggatatcattttagacattatgctccagaattaaactatgtacacaagatatagacatgtttGTTCAACAGAAAAACTAATCAGTCTTTTgtggaaaaagaacacaagcaagaacaccaaaagaggatagtgaattgggatactcagacttcaccctagcactcactttccatttaccccaccccaacaaaaagacaagCAATTATCCccaatgcattaaaaaaatttaaatacgagagtggtaggtgaagcaaacctagggcgcaaagcgccgacgatcagcaagctggtgggttcggttccccggaacccactacctctgtaatc
This DNA window, taken from Solanum lycopersicum chromosome 5, SLM_r2.1, encodes the following:
- the LOC138348954 gene encoding uncharacterized protein, with the translated sequence MVKKSNKQKSIKCPKRAKVEVHHYQKPRRLVTLEEFLLSSFDTKSTQGNVEASCFNVDKGQTMKVPPTVKEVTTSESSPKVSPGEEEKESREISEMMSLSSSEKSIELSSQEAHVCDTKITFTDNDLLFGEILHNRPLYMVGHVLEKKINRILIDEGSKVNILPIHTLKELGITTGELSESRLLIQGFNQGAQRSIGSMKLEIHMGDLRSSAWMHVIDAKTSYNILLVAYDSPFTEVETHFADAKFFMRSYVVKGIKSNDVKLIKIDNIISKRIDAAIEKRKIDTKDSCPILNEVKILSSKKKQTSRLCYVPKEKEKQDQPSNLEENTLRGLTFPIRRIDATNLSAKLPEKSVAQDQVLDMDLPTKHTREGFDPNAYKLFVKAAYNPSEPSTLEKLPSEDTTRKAREGLGYSQPPPIHISIRRASNNDITFEDDVTSPNKRTSVFDPLGEATTRISVFERLGPLKKNNMNLRSYLKVTKPTSHLIRKDLRSLIPTRMRRRVELMVSYKEKLKAKIHIVVYTKEREEDEESVGSSNHVTIQNEYDSLPQKKIDKEVEDIVSCCHISVNYSDLVEEEDAKYAPPELEKGVKITIDPLKEVNLDTDEDPKPTYLSAFLEIDEEVAYMNILKEYRDVFAWRFIREVKYPTWISSIVPVRKKNGQIRVYVEFRDLNNACLKDEFPLPIPELMIDDTTGYEAMSFMDGSSGYNQIRMSPKDEEITAFRTPKGYAKYL